In the Allorhizobium ampelinum S4 genome, one interval contains:
- a CDS encoding conjugal transfer protein TrbE, with protein sequence MVSLKKFRHTGASFSDLVPYAGLVDNGIMLLKDGSLMAGWYFAGPDSESSTDFERNEVSRAINSVLARLGTGWMIQVEAVRVPTTEYPSKDRSHFPDRVSQLIDDERRQRFETTEGHFESQHAVILTYREPDTRKSGLVKYVYADPASRATSNADRILEHFKTSIREFEQYMQNVVSIRRMVTQEVPDRGGYRVARYDELFQFVRFCLVGENHPVRLPEIPMYLDYMATAEFHHGLSPMVDGRFCQIVAIDGFPAESWPGILNVLDLMPLTYRWSSRFMFMDEIEATQRLERTRKKWIQKVRPFTDQLFKTNSGSVNQDALLMVGEAEDAIAAANSRLVAYGYYTPVIVMFGEDDAKLRRQAESVRRLIQSEGFGARIESLNATEAFLGSLPGNWYANIREPLIHTRNLADMIPLNSVWSGEPVNPNPFYPENSPPLMLVASGSTPFRLNLHVGDLGHTLIFGPTGSGKSTLLALIAAQFRRYQNSQLFAFDKGRSMYPLTRAVGGDFYDVGASENLAFCPLQDLDTDADKAWAAEWLETLIIMSGETVTPDHRNAIAHQLDLMSKSERRSISDFVSGVQKKSIKEALRHYTVDGPMGHLLDAEQDNLKLSNFQTFEVDELMNMGERNLVPVLLYLFRRIEKRLTGAPSLIILDEAWIMLGHPAFRDKIREWLKTLRRANCAVVLATQSISDADKSGIMDVLKESCPTKICLPNGAARETGTRDFYEKIGFNDRQIEIIATATPKREYYVVSPDGRRLFEMGLGPITLSFVGVSGKHDLQRISELYDHHGDEWPRHWLQSRGIENAASLFAS encoded by the coding sequence ATGGTTTCCCTCAAGAAATTTCGCCATACCGGCGCGTCCTTCTCCGACCTCGTGCCTTATGCCGGTCTCGTTGACAACGGCATCATGCTTCTTAAGGACGGCTCGCTGATGGCAGGCTGGTATTTTGCCGGTCCCGACAGCGAGAGCTCCACTGACTTTGAGCGCAACGAGGTATCGCGCGCCATCAACTCCGTTCTCGCGCGCCTCGGTACGGGCTGGATGATCCAGGTCGAAGCAGTGCGTGTACCTACGACCGAGTATCCGAGCAAGGATCGTTCCCATTTCCCTGACCGGGTAAGCCAGCTTATCGATGATGAGCGGCGTCAGCGGTTTGAAACGACTGAAGGCCATTTTGAGAGCCAGCACGCCGTCATCCTGACCTACCGTGAACCGGACACACGCAAATCCGGACTGGTCAAATACGTCTATGCGGACCCCGCATCTCGCGCCACGAGCAATGCCGATCGCATCCTTGAACATTTCAAAACCTCGATCCGCGAGTTCGAGCAGTACATGCAGAACGTCGTTTCGATCCGTCGCATGGTCACTCAGGAAGTCCCCGATCGCGGCGGCTATCGCGTAGCCAGATACGACGAACTTTTTCAGTTCGTCCGCTTTTGCCTTGTGGGCGAAAACCATCCGGTGCGGCTCCCCGAGATCCCGATGTATCTCGACTACATGGCAACCGCCGAGTTTCACCATGGTCTGTCGCCCATGGTCGATGGCCGATTCTGCCAAATCGTGGCGATCGACGGCTTTCCAGCCGAAAGCTGGCCGGGGATTTTGAACGTTCTCGATCTTATGCCGCTGACCTACCGGTGGTCCTCGCGCTTCATGTTCATGGACGAGATCGAGGCGACCCAGCGGCTGGAGCGAACCCGCAAGAAGTGGATCCAGAAAGTACGCCCCTTCACCGACCAGTTGTTCAAGACGAATAGCGGTTCGGTGAACCAGGACGCGCTTCTAATGGTCGGCGAGGCCGAGGACGCGATTGCTGCGGCAAATTCCCGGCTGGTTGCTTACGGCTACTACACACCGGTCATCGTCATGTTCGGTGAGGATGATGCCAAGCTGCGCCGCCAGGCCGAAAGCGTCCGCCGCCTCATCCAGTCGGAAGGCTTCGGCGCCCGCATCGAAAGCCTGAACGCGACAGAGGCATTCTTGGGCAGTCTGCCGGGGAACTGGTATGCCAACATCCGCGAACCGCTGATCCACACGCGCAATCTGGCGGATATGATACCGCTGAATTCGGTGTGGTCCGGAGAGCCGGTCAATCCAAATCCCTTCTATCCGGAAAATTCTCCGCCGCTTATGCTGGTGGCTTCCGGCTCGACGCCATTCCGGCTCAACCTGCATGTTGGCGACCTCGGACACACATTGATCTTCGGGCCGACCGGTTCGGGCAAATCGACACTGTTGGCGCTGATCGCAGCACAATTCCGGCGCTATCAGAACAGCCAGCTTTTCGCCTTCGACAAGGGCCGGTCTATGTATCCGCTCACGCGAGCCGTCGGTGGCGATTTCTATGATGTGGGCGCAAGCGAGAACCTTGCATTCTGCCCCTTACAGGATCTCGATACGGACGCCGACAAAGCATGGGCGGCGGAATGGCTCGAAACGCTCATCATCATGTCTGGCGAGACGGTGACGCCTGACCATCGCAATGCAATCGCGCATCAGCTCGACCTTATGTCGAAGTCGGAACGCCGCTCGATTTCCGATTTCGTGTCGGGCGTGCAGAAGAAGTCAATCAAGGAGGCGCTGCGCCACTACACGGTCGACGGTCCCATGGGCCATTTGCTCGACGCGGAACAGGACAACCTCAAGCTCTCCAATTTCCAGACCTTCGAAGTCGATGAACTCATGAACATGGGCGAGCGCAACCTTGTCCCGGTTCTGCTCTATCTGTTCCGGCGCATCGAAAAGCGCCTGACCGGCGCGCCCAGCCTTATCATTCTCGATGAAGCATGGATCATGCTCGGTCACCCTGCGTTCCGCGACAAGATCCGCGAATGGCTGAAAACCCTTCGTCGCGCAAATTGCGCGGTCGTGCTTGCCACGCAGTCGATCTCGGACGCGGACAAATCCGGCATCATGGACGTTCTCAAGGAATCCTGCCCGACCAAGATCTGCTTGCCGAACGGTGCGGCTCGCGAAACCGGGACCCGCGATTTCTACGAAAAGATCGGCTTCAACGATCGCCAGATCGAA
- a CDS encoding conjugal transfer protein TrbD, with translation MAEGTSRLDRVRIHRALSRPALLFGADRELVLMTGLTAVILIFVVLTLVSAAVGFIIWIVVVGLLRMMAKADPLMRQVYLRHMKYRSHYRPTSSPWRKH, from the coding sequence ATGGCTGAAGGGACGAGCCGTCTGGACAGGGTGCGAATTCATCGAGCTCTCTCACGGCCGGCCCTGCTGTTCGGGGCTGACCGCGAGCTGGTCCTGATGACCGGGCTGACTGCGGTCATCCTCATTTTCGTGGTTCTGACGCTCGTCTCCGCCGCGGTCGGCTTCATCATCTGGATTGTCGTCGTCGGTCTACTGCGCATGATGGCAAAGGCCGATCCACTCATGCGGCAGGTCTATCTCCGCCACATGAAGTACCGCTCCCACTACCGGCCAACCTCCAGCCCATGGAGGAAGCACTGA
- a CDS encoding TrbC/VirB2 family protein, producing MSRRMFTLVALAAISMMMAEPAFAAGGGGGLPWEGPLQQIQQSITGPVAMAIALIAVAVAGGMLIFGGEINDFARRLAYVVLVCGILLGATQVVGLFGGGGASIGVPLEATQDVTLDRAHG from the coding sequence ATGTCGCGTAGAATGTTTACGTTGGTCGCCCTTGCGGCCATCTCGATGATGATGGCCGAACCGGCCTTTGCTGCCGGGGGAGGGGGTGGTCTGCCCTGGGAGGGACCGCTTCAACAGATCCAGCAGTCCATCACCGGCCCCGTCGCCATGGCAATCGCCCTGATCGCAGTCGCGGTCGCAGGTGGCATGCTCATCTTTGGTGGCGAGATCAACGACTTCGCGCGTCGTCTCGCCTACGTCGTTCTTGTCTGCGGTATCCTTCTTGGCGCGACACAGGTTGTCGGCCTGTTCGGCGGGGGAGGGGCGTCGATTGGCGTTCCTCTCGAGGCAACGCAGGACGTGACGCTGGACAGGGCGCATGGCTGA